Within Populus trichocarpa isolate Nisqually-1 chromosome 6, P.trichocarpa_v4.1, whole genome shotgun sequence, the genomic segment CTGCCGACTGTAGTGAATTAAAACATTTCATTACGTGATCATTAGGACAAGACAATTACCTGTTTAACCCTGCATTTCTCATCAATTCACTCACCCTACCATAACAAACAAGATATATTTTCATACCCCCTTGGTAATTCACCTCCCTCTATGTAAATAATTGtcctaatttaaaaaacaaaatcgaaAATTCATGATTCCATCCGAATAGTGTACAGCAATTTATAAAGAGTAAGAGAGGGAATCACATTACTCTGTATGAATCAAAGTACAATAGCAATATTTTCACACAGAATCTGCCTCAAGAACTGCCTGCCTACATCTTCGATCCCTTTTCCTTCACTTTGCTAACAATTCTTCTCTTGATCCCATCACCATGCAGAATTTTATCACATTTTATTTAACCTTCATTTGCTTGCTTCTACTACTCCCTGCTCTTTGCTTTAGGAGAATGCACATGTGatgcaggaggaggaggaggagacagAAATAAATCTGAGGCCTTGAAATACAAAGCCGTAGCAATTGCTTCTATCCTTTTTGCTGGTGCAGTTGGAGTTTGTCTTCCAATTCTTGGAAAAACGTCTATCCCTGCTCTTAGCCCTGAAAAGaatattttcttcatcatcaaagCTTTTGCAGCCGGTGTTATATTGTCGACAGGCTTTATTCACGTGCTTCCTGATGCTTTTGATAGCTTGACATCGCCATGCCTTGGTGAAAATCCTTGGGGTAACTTTCCCTTCACGGGGTTCGTGGCAATGGTGTCGGCGATTGGGACTTTAATGGTGGATTGTCTTGCAACTTCTTATTTTACTAGGTTTCACCTCATCAAGGCTCAATCAGAGGAGAGTGGGGATAAGGAGAAGGCAGCAGTAGAGGCTCATGAGGGTCATGTTCATACTCATGCAACTCATGGCCATTCTCATGGCATAGTGGATAGTTCAGGTTCTGGTCCATCTCAGCTTATTCGCCATCGCGTTATTACACAGgtaattgtttttctctttcgtTACAAAGGAGAGGCTCAAACCTAACAACTTTTAGAGGAGAGGACATGCATGCACttgtcattgttattttttttcttcttaatttaaaGATTTACTACACTGTAGGATACTTAATTcatgtttgtgtttttcttagGTTTTGGAGTTGGGAATTGTGGTGCACTCTGTGATTATAGGAGTTTCTTTAGGAGCTTCTGAAAGTCCCAAGACAATAAGACCTCTAGTGGCTGCCCTAAGCTTTCACCAATTTTTTGAGGGTATGGGACTCGGTGGATGCATTACTCAGGTAAAGGCATAGCCTTGTTTCTAACTATATATGCTACCTTTTTTATATAGtctaaaattgaatattttctctAAATAAGTGTCAATCGATACacttgtttttatgtttctagGCGAAATTCAAGACCAAATCTATTGTGATAATGACACTCTTCTTCTCTCTAACAACCCCAGTTGGCATTGCAACTGGCATAGGCATAACAAATGTCTATAATGAGAGCAGTCCTAATGCTCTTATTGTCGAAGGAATTTTCAATGCTGCATCAGCTGGTATCCTAATCTACATGGCACTTGTGGATCTTCTGGCAGCTGATTTTATGCATCCAAAAGTGCAAAGTAATGGAGCACTTCAATTTGGGGTtaatgtttctcttcttctaggAGCTGGTTGTATGTCTCTCGTTGCCAAATGGGCTTGAAGCTTTAGCTATCTAGAGTCCCTTTTCTCCtgcttttctcttgtttttttccctttaaaatcTTGTACTGATATGATTGACTTAGCTTTGGCTCGATGAAGATAGAGAAAGTCCCTTTGCCCACCAATTTCTTGGTGTTGTAAATGTCATCTCtctttcattcttttcattGTCTTGGATTAAAAATTTGGCCAATTTTCATAATCGAAAGAGTTGTATGTGATTTTCATTGTCTTGAAAATCTTGTACTGATATGATTGCGTTGCAACTTGTTTTACAAAagagtttttcaattaaaaaaaggctttctttaGTCTTGTGGGCTTGCTCATTGGTGACGATCTATGCTCGATCATCCATGAATTCatggagtgtttgtttttgtgatttaattaaaataaaaaaaaatgttaaattgatatttaatgaTTTAAAGAGGCATGTTCGCTCTACACAAGATCAACAAATTGAGAATGGAATGTTGCCTATTAGATAATGTGAAAAGCAAGTACATTTTATTCATGGCGTGCTGTCTAGCATATCTTGAATCATACGATCTCTGTGTACGAGGATCCAGTACCCTTCATTAAAGCCTTCCTACAGATCTTTTCATGACTTGTTGAAACCAATTAAGATCTACTTTGGGCATTAAATCAATGTTGTCTTCCTACATCTCCTCCACTCCCTTCTCCTAATTCCCTTCGCTAACAAATCTTTTCTCGATCCAATTTGAaggttaaatataatttattagcaCAGTGAAGGAAAAGGGATTGAAGATGTAGGCAGGCTGTGTTGTTATATATAGAGGAGTTTTTGAGGCAGATCCTAGAAAAGGCATAGCTTTGTTCCTAACAATATATGCTAcctacctatttttttaaatagtctaaaattgaaattgttCAGCAAGAGGAGATTACGCCAAACATGCTCCAGTCAAGAGCAATGTTACAATGGTGATACATGAATGATATTCATTTTCCATTACCCTGCAGTGCATTTTTGTGCTTTGCGAAATGTAGTATATATATGTAATCCAAGCCTCATCCGCATCAAGTTTTGGTAGCTTGGAAATTGTCCCAAGAATGCACAGGGACAGGGTGTTTTGCACACCTTAAAATTAAGAGAATTCATGAGAAAATACAATCAcaactattattttttctaaatacttTCCTTGAAGTTTCTGAACTTTGATTGTGTTGGCTTGTTTTAGTGAGAAAGTCGCTATTCCCAAATACAAACAGAACATTACATTTCAAGGACCAACTGCAATTGTATGGAATGACACTGCAAAATCTTCCAATTATGGAACATTTTATAGCGGTtctgttcaagttttttttctaacaacTAATTCGTTGCTAAGAACATAAGCTTCATGGTACGACATGGCTCAGCAACATTAAAAATCACATTGTGTCATGAGAAGAAGTAGTAACGTTTTCCTTTTTCAAGCTACAATGTTGCACCAATAATTCCAAGCCCTGATGATATTGGAGCGCAAGCAGTGGCAATTAGAATATCTGGAGACCAAGCTGTTTTCTTGGGCTGTGGATTCTTCGGAGCACAAGACAGGGACCCTATACACGATGATATATAGAAGGTCGCCATTACTTTAAGGATTGTTATATCCAAGGTTCTATTGATTTCATCTTTGGCAATGCAAGGTCACCGTATGAGGTGACCTAATTTCCATCTGAAGCAGGACTGATCATGCTATTTCATTCTTGATTTCACTAGCATAAGATTCTTAAGCATGCATATGCATGCTATGAAACTGATGAGTTGAGAAATTACACTCcctaatatataattatgagaGATTAATCACCATGCTCAAagtcaaagaaagataaaaggGGTGGTCTTGCAATATACTGAGTTGAACGCACGTAAAATTCTATATTgttaacatgtgatagaatcaTAACAGAGGGactgcaaaaaaacaaaaaaaaaaaaaatccaaaataaaagttttagataaataaaataaagagtagAAAAGTCACCTTGAGAAAATATCAGGagtaaaaagaacaaaatatgtGATTAATCTGACAAGAAATTATCACATGTTGAATATTCCTCCTTTATCTAATATTAAAACTCCtgcaaactttaaattttattaacctAAATCCTAGTTGATATTAAACTTCAACAAGGATTTCTACAGAATTGCCAGCTGATTTTTATGGCAAATAATCCAGTGGCTCTAGGAGCCAAAGGCACAAATGGAGCAGTAACTGCACACGGTAGAACTTCCAAGGATGAGAACACTGGCGGAGGCACAAGAAGAATATGGCAAAGGTATCAACCTTCTACTAACtactttttgttaatttggtaATCaactaatatttttgaatttttgaatttacgGACTATATTTTATATGGAAatatactctctcttttttatcaaagaaaaaataatctaaatgcACAGCAAATGGAGCTGGCGGCGAGCAAGAGAATGGAGACGCAGTTGAGATGGCGAAGGAGGAGCTGAgcacaaagaagaaaagagagtgaAAAGGgcaaataaatttagttaaaagCTTAAATTCATTGCCAAGGATGCcgttctattattattttttaattctgcctgtttatttatttattattgtgttttattaattCTATTGAATTAATTGTGATGTTTAATCATTTGGGCATATTAATTCATGCACTTTGCTAGCTTTTGGACAAAgtattcattaaaaattaagaaaatgtcaGTTCATATTAAtgaatagtttatttttaaaaaaatattaaaattaattatttttgtaggAAGTGTCCAAATTGTTATTTTGGATGCTTCAACTATAAGGTTTTCAATTTTGGCGTGCTTTTGGacaatacttttcttttttttttctttttgtcaggATGCcgttaattctatttttttttttaatactgcgtgtttatttatttcttattgtgttttattaCCATAAATCCATAGATATTAACGACAAGAGGTAATTCGATGTGAGATCTTATAACTTTTATCAAGTTTCAAGTTCGATATTTGTTTATGATCATTATAAAATtgacatcttgattttttattaatggagtaatatatcttgaaatttagggttcatgtaatattttatagaaggaaataatacaagaaaaataataatagaattttaATTCGAAATTTTAGTAatggttattttcttttcaagtaatatttttttctaagagaTAATTACAGctccataaataaattaaaaaggagtcttaagaaaattaaaaaaatctaaaataaaaaactacaaaattaacttgaatataaaaatttttaGATCTAATTTGATtggttaattaaatttctaatttatcCTCTATCCGATGCATTTATTCCCTATTCCTGATTCAATTTTccattataaacaaattaattagcaCATGCAACTTGCGTATTTTACTTGCCTTCACACTACGTACAAAtgctctaatttgtttttattggaaaaatacCCATAAAGGGTGAAATGTTGAAAATGTGAATTTctacatttttttctctattgaaAGAACTAAGACATTATATTAAGCTGATTATACTACATAAAGGTTattatttctgtattttttaaaaaatcatgttattttttgttttatttttttggtttttatttctttcttttttatttcaagataataaCTAAATACTATTTTCTagagtttttgttttcatttaggATAAAAGAAATGAGATCGTTGAATCTTAAATACAAATAGCAATTTAATTACACCAATCATTATAtagacaaaataattttatttctcaaaaaataataattattgctTGACAAAGattatcttgtttttctcttggtACAAAAATGTCGATAAGATTGTTGTAGTATtatcttctttatatttttttcaattatctaAAATTGGAATACTTGAGAGTTGATGCGTGTGTGGGTTTCGGTTTTCTTTCAAGAttgaaatcaaatgaaaaacgGAAAGAAATAACCTTTcaccatagaaaataaaaaaataatcgaatttagtgttttttttattcacaaaaaTCTAAAACTCAAATAATTATCATGATGAATCCTACCTTTATGTAAATGAACATTGTAGATGAACTATCTAGTTGGTGGTCCAGTGATAAGAACTTGAGACTAAGGAGTTTGCTCTACTTGTGGTATCaagttcgagtcatgtggttgctaatatgattgCTACTAGAAAcatacatggtcgttaattttaagactcgtgagattagtcgaggtacgcgtaagctgacccggataaccacattaatctaaaaaaaaaaaaacattgcagaTGGACGggtatgtttggcagtgtggttgcggttgtttttcaaataacttttcgtgccgaaatgcatgccaatgattttttttattttttaaaaatcatttttgacatcagcacatcaaaacgatccaaaacatattaaattttagcaaaaaaaaaatattttttttgaattttttgggaacgcgcaccgcgttcccaaacggtgtCTAAGTACATAAAAATTCCCTATGTACAAATAAATAACACCcctagttttgaattttttaatatttacttaggccatgtttgtttcccggaattcattttctgggaaaccactttccaaactttcctgtgtttgtttgccattaggaaagttggtcaacggaaaacactttccggtcaacgaaaaacactttctggtcaacggaaacacttttcggtcaacggaaaacactttccagtaaaaaaaaaatttggtttgatttctaggaaagtgttttcctttttggctgtgtttgttttccggaaagtggtttccgggaaaccactttccaaactttcttgtgtttgtttgccattggaaaagttggtcaacggaaaacactttccagtcaaaggaaaatttggcttagttttcaggaaagtgttttcctgaaaaatttgggcggaaaacactttccggaagttgtgaaaaatttagaaatgtcattatttgctgattatatcaaatttgatcctcaaacttttgattgctatatataatttgttttgaatatttatttttcaatttcatctcttaaaatttaatttttatattaattttggtccttatttttataattgctatttgcttttccttatcatttttttattgaaattttttatctatcaaatttggtcctcattcttttgatttttacttattttatttgaaataatttatgaaatgttaattattattattttaatttcttcaccttttattttttttaattttttagatttgatctctattattttgattattatttattttatttaagataatttatgaaattatattttttttcaatttcattctcattcaactttttaatttgtatgatttgttccttattattttaataaacttgaaaaaataaaacattaataagttattttccagctcattttccataacataaccaaacactggaaagtgttttccaacttattttccattacactaccaaacatcggaaaatactttcccggaattcacttttccggaattcactttctccgaaattcactttccaaaaggaaactactttcctgcaaacaaacgtgGCCTTAGTcaaatttaaattgagtttattaTATTTAAGTTAATCCAATATCAAATTATAGTAGTTTGAATAAggtttcaagtttattttttaatactattCTGGTCggatataaatttaattataatattaatcaaataatagatTAATCTtatcaatatcaaaattaatttaactagcTCTAAATCATAGGATTTTTACATTAACTTGctctaaatcaaataataacattgatggccattaatttcaaaatttgtcAGCATAACGTGAGCTTTCCAAGAACAGTTGAATTTTATCAATCAACATGACTTTTCACATGTCCTGTTCATCATTTAAGACAgttgataatataattaattttttttaaaatctgaaaatctaattttgttactaaatatttaaatctaacACAATTACTACAAAATCaccaatatattaaattaattagtacAATTATTTcttactattaattattttttcttgtggcctataaaaggaaaggaaggacGAATAAAAGCGTATGTTCCTTGAAAGAGTAGGAAAAAACAggattcttcaaaaaaaaaaaaaaagagaaacaaaaagaagaacagAGTACATTGTAAATTCCATTCCAATTCGAATGGCGGAGACACAACAGAAAGAGAAGATGGTGAATGGAAATAGCTGCGAAGTATCTTGTCATTCGAATCCTGATCCTTCAACACCACCACCGTCTGATCGTCCTGTTCGTGTTTATGCTGATGGGATCTATGATCTCTTCCACTTTGGCCACGCTCGCTCCCTTGAACAAGCTAAAAAAGCGTACGTTTTCTTTAATTGTATGTGTTTTTTGTGCTaaagtttttgtctttttttgtttgttttgtgttttgtgttttgatctGTTTCGTTTTCTGgggttttcttgttttgtgGGAATTTGATTGGATGCTGAATTTTGTGAATTTTTGGAACTTTTATGAGATTTGCTTTTCTGGGTTTCGATTGTTTTTACTGGTTTTTCTGTGCTGTAAATCATGTTTTTGAAACTTGTTTCGCCACTGATAGGTATTTTTCtgctgttttttctcttttttaattttttttctctcgtaaTTGAagtgtttttgtgattttttagagCTGTTTATTCTGTATATTAATCTAGACTGATTAATCTGTTCAACTATGGATGAAGTTTACTTAAGTACcatttttccttttgcttttgaaTGTTAATTCGTATTGTTAGATTGTTGAAATTGTCATACTTGCGTTTAGATGTTGAGTTCATTAAGGTGGTTTTGATTGGTCCATGTTATTTACTtctaaaatatttgatgttatttgCAGTATATGATTATATTTTCCCTTTTAGTTGATAATTTTGCTTGAAAAAGGATTTTGGCTcagctttttaattgattgcttTGTGAATTTAGGTTTCCGAACACCTACTTGCTTGTCGGATGTTGCAATGATGAAATCACACACAAATACAAGGGAAAAACTGTCATGACAGAGGAAGAGCGTTATGAATCTCTTCGCCATTGCAAgtatgatttttgtttattttcaaacttATGAATAGCTTCTCTTTTCCAGCATCAGAGTTTTCTTGTGTAGGACGTAACTTTTTGAAGGTATTTGCTTCGATAGGATATATAATGGCTTGGGATTAGCAATTTTGGTGTTATTGATAGCAcaaaaccttgttttttttcagGTGGGTGGATGAAGTCATTCCTGGTGCGCCTTGGGTGATTGATCAAGAATTTCTTGACAAGCACAATATTGACTACGTCGCTCATGATTCTCTACCGTAAGAAATCCAATTCAAAGGCATATCTTGGTGCTTAATTGTAATGATATGCATCAGAATTAAGTAGTTTTAGGATAGTGAAGAAAATATCTTTCTCATATCTCAAGTTTAGTATCTAATTTGTTCGGATGTAAGTACTCAGCAATAGTTTATAGTTACACAAAGAAACGCTAAGTGTTACagaattatttctatttattttaattctaaatttaataCCAATGGAATCTGTCAGGTAATGTTCATTTGAGTGAGTCAAGTTGTAAATACATCAGCAATCTCTTACATTTGGCCTTGCACTTTATCTGTAGCTATGCTGATGCCAGTGGAGCAGGAAAGGATGTCTATGAATTTGTAAGTTTGAGCAACATATTGCTTGTGTTTCCATTTATCCTTGTGGTAGTATATAATTATGGTAAGTGAGCTTTCATTTCAGGTAAAAAAAGTTGGAAGGTtcaaagaaacaagaagaaCTGATGGCATTTCTACGTCGGACATTATAATGAGGATTGTCAAAGACTATAACCAGTATGTCTTACGTAATTTGGATCGAGGATATTCGAGAAAAGAGCTTGGTGTTAGCTACGTAAAGgcatgttcttatattgtttctGGAATTGATTGGATGATACTGCACcgaaatttgtttttgtgtggaCTTCTTTATGCATTACTTCCTTATCTTTTGCTGGTTTTGTGCAATGATAAATAGGAAAAGCGACTGAGGGTGAACATGAGGTTGAAGAAACTACAAGAGAAAGTGAAGGAACATCAAGAAAAAGTTGGAGAAAAGGTCTGTTCTATCATATGCCTGAACATTGATGTGTTTCACCAACttccttttttctgttttatttgcATCTTATGCAGAAACATTGTTGTGTTTtaccatcttcttcttttctgttttgcTTACATCCTATGCCTAAACATTGTTGTGTTTCACCaacttttttctgttttgcttACAagtatcatttaaattttatggttAACATTTAGTATGTTAAATGATTCTTCACTTATTCTGGAAACATATCATTTCTTCcagtcattcatttttttcctcctGAAAACTTAAATATATTCTCTTAATTAGGTGGAGCATGTACTGTAAGTTATTGTGACTTGATTCTGCAGTTATACCCTTGAAATATACCCCCCAAATTACCAGTTTTAGTAATGTTAGTGCTCACTATCTAGCACATTTCGTTTCGTTTGATGTATTGAACTAAGGAACAACATCAACTCCATATAGAAATTTCAGATATATATCCTTTCTTCACATGACTAATACAGTCCAGCATAAATTGTGAAAAGTTAGTGTTGTCCTCCATTTGCTATGGCAATGTTTCTATTTAGGCAAAGCAatgcatctttttttaatttttgaactgTCAAAGACTCTGTGCGTGCAAAAGTGTTTTAAGTTGGGTAATATTGCGAGCGACTGAAGCGAGGCCCCTCCCTGTCACAGAGCCGTGGGCCGGGAATGCCCGACTTATCAATTTATCCGGTAAACTGCTGGCTTATTTTTCATGGCGGGTGAATAATGTGATAACTCATCCATGCGGGTAGTCCCTATCTGCTGTCATGCCCCTCTAAAGGCTGTGTCAAACTCCCGATAGTCCAATATCGTAGATCAAGAGATAAAGCCGCTTATTCGGATTTGACTTGCGCCTCAGCAGGGTGTTCTCAAACGGCGAAGCCTTAACTCCCTCCCGCATAGACCGTGAAGTCACCGGATGAATTGCCGAGTAGATAGATCAGATCCGGACGCGGCTGTTGCTCCGCGGTGATACGGACTCGACCTGCACATTAGAATATCGACTTTTCTGATATCAGTGTCTCAGTTCTCCACTCGGATTCGGAAAATAAACAGAAAGGCAATTAAGTTGGTTGGTGGCATGGACACctaccctttttttatttt encodes:
- the LOC7458479 gene encoding choline-phosphate cytidylyltransferase 1, translating into MAETQQKEKMVNGNSCEVSCHSNPDPSTPPPSDRPVRVYADGIYDLFHFGHARSLEQAKKAFPNTYLLVGCCNDEITHKYKGKTVMTEEERYESLRHCKWVDEVIPGAPWVIDQEFLDKHNIDYVAHDSLPYADASGAGKDVYEFVKKVGRFKETRRTDGISTSDIIMRIVKDYNQYVLRNLDRGYSRKELGVSYVKEKRLRVNMRLKKLQEKVKEHQEKVGEKFQIVAMHRNEWVENADRWVAGFLEMFEEGCHKMGTAIRDRIQERLRGQLSNGLLENGKANSEDDDEEYYYDDDDYDDDDDEEYYTETYDKDAKSKK